A window of Streptobacillus canis genomic DNA:
GTAGACAGTTAATTACAGCTTTGATTTCTGAAATTCAAATTTACGAAGAAAAGCAACCGAATGGACAATGGCTAAAATCAATTACTTTTAAACTTCCTATCATCGATGAAGATTTAAATATAGGTTTGGACAATGATGAACAAGTTGAGACTGTTGTATTATTATCTAAAAAAAGTGAGTACTAGATGCATTTTATTAGAGAATTTTTAGGTTTGCTAGCATTAGTTGGTTTAGCCGGTACAATTATGAATTATATTGGAAAAACATTTCATAAATATTTACAAACAAAAAATGAAGTAGATTCAAGATTAAAAAAATAGATCAAATATGTAAAGATTTTTTGTAAAAAAATATAAATTATGGGGTTATTTTACTGTAATAACTATGATATTACATGCAACAATTCAATTTATTAACTATGGGTTTGTATGGTCTGGATTACTTACAGCAATAATATTACTTATTGAAGGATATTTAGGTTATTCAATGACAAAAAAATTTAATAAAAAGATATATAATATACACAGAACTATTGCTTTACTATTAGTTATAGCTTTGTGCGTACATTTAATACATATAAAATTCTTTTTTAGTGTATAAGATAAATTAGGAGGCAAAATGTTTTATAATAAAGTTAAAGAAAGTGCGGACTATATTTCTTCAAAAGTTGATGCAAATGTAGATGTAGCGGTAATTTTAGGAAGTGGATTAGGTAAACTTGTAGATATAATGGAAGATAAAACTTATATTTCATATAAAGATATACCTAATTTTCCTCAAATATCAGTAATAGGACATGCTGGAAATCTTGTTTTTGGTAAAATTGGAGAAACAAAAGTAATGGCTTTACAAGGTAGATTCCATTATTATGAAGGGTATTCGATGAAAGAAACAGCTTACCCTGTTTATGTAATGAAATTATTAGGTATTAAAAAAATGATAGTTACAAATGCTTGTGGTGGTATTAATACTAATTTCAAACCAGGAGATTTAATGATAATAGATGATTTTATTAATTCAGTTAGTGATAATCCATTAAGGGGAGCCAAT
This region includes:
- a CDS encoding purine-nucleoside phosphorylase, producing the protein MFYNKVKESADYISSKVDANVDVAVILGSGLGKLVDIMEDKTYISYKDIPNFPQISVIGHAGNLVFGKIGETKVMALQGRFHYYEGYSMKETAYPVYVMKLLGIKKMIVTNACGGINTNFKPGDLMIIDDFINSVSDNPLRGANDERFGLRFPDMSEPYSLELRNKAKDVANRLGIETKNGVYTFFQGPYYESAAEIRMYGRAGSDAIGMSTVPETIVANYVGIKTLGISCITNMATGLRVGNHSHDEVVAIAEEASKKLCVWMEEFIKELV